In Vigna unguiculata cultivar IT97K-499-35 chromosome 3, ASM411807v1, whole genome shotgun sequence, a single genomic region encodes these proteins:
- the LOC114177891 gene encoding peroxisomal acyl-coenzyme A oxidase 1-like has translation MEGVDHLAFERNKTQFDVEEMKIVWAGSRHALEVSDKMARLVASDPVFRKDDRPVLGRKELFKNTMKKAVYAWKRIIELRLTEEEAAMLRTFVDQPAFTDLHWGMFIPAIKGQGTEEQQQKWLPLAQRMQIIGCYAQTELGHGSNVQGLETTATFDPKTDEFVIHSPTLTSSKWWPGGLGKVSTHAVVYARLITDGQDHGVHGFIVQLRSLDDHLPLPGITVGDIGMKFGNGAYNSMDNGVLRFDHVRIPRNQMLMRVSQVTREGKYAQSSVPRQLVYGTMVYVRQTIVRDASSALARAVCIATRYSAVRRQFGSKKGGLETQVLDYKTQQARLFPLLASAYAFRFVGEWLKWLYMDVMQRLQANDFSTLPEAHACTAGLKSLTTSITADGIEECRKLCGGHGYLCSSGLPELFAVYIPTCTYEGDNIVLQLQVARHLIKTISKLGSGKKPVGTTSYIGRVEQLMLYHSDVQKAEDWLQPNAVLGAFEARAAKKLVACAKNLSKFTNPEQGFQELAADLVETAVAHCQLIVVSKFIEKLQQDIPGKGVKHQLQLLCSIYALSLLHKHSGDFLSTGCITPKQGSLANDLLRSLYSQVRPNAIGLVDAFNYTDHYLGSVLGRYDGDVYPKLYEEAWKDPLNDSVVPDGFQEYIRPMLKQQLRNARL, from the exons atggaaGGCGTTGATCACTTGGCTTTCGAGCGGAACAAGACGCAATTCGATGTCGAAGAGATGAAGATCGTTTGGGCTGGTTCTCGCCACGCTCTTGAGGTCTCCGACAAAATGGCTCGTCTCGTTGCCAGCGATCCG GTGTTCAGAAAGGATGATAGACCCGTGCTTGGTAGGAAGGAGTTATTTAAGAACACTATGAAAAAAGCAGTTTATGCGTGGAAAAGGATTATCGAGCTCCGTCTTACTG AAGAGGAAGCTGCTATGCTCAGAACTTTTGTGGACCAACCTGCTTTTACGGATCTACATTGG GGAATGTTTATTCCTGCTATCAAAGGACAAGGAACCGAGGAACAGCAGCAAAAGTGGTTGCCTTTGGCTCAAAGGATGCAAATAATTGGATGCTATGCCCAAACTGAACTGGGCCATGGATCTAATGTTCAAGGGCTAGAAACAACTGCAACCTTTGATCCCAAAACAGACGAGTTTGTAATTCATAGCCCCACATTAACTTCCAGCAAA TGGTGGCCTGGTGGACTGGGTAAAGTGTCAACGCACGCCGTAGTTTATGCCCGGCTAATTACTGATGGTCAAGATCATGGAGTGCATG GTTTCATTGTCCAGCTGCGGAGCTTAGATGATCACTTACCTCTTCCAGGCATAACTGTTGGCGATATTGGAATGAAATTTGGAAATGGAGCATATAACTCTATGGATAATGGGGTTTTAAGGTTTGACCATGTACGGATTCCAAGAAATCAAATGTTAATGAG GGTTTCACAGGTAACTAGAGAGGGAAAATATGCACAATCCAGTGTCCCACGACAATTAGTTTATGGTACTATGGTGTATGTAAGACAAACAATTGTACGTGATGCATCATCAGCTCTGGCACGAGCAGTTTGCATTGCTACAAGATATAGTGCGGTTCGAAGGCAGTTTGGGTCGAAAAAGGGAGGTCTTGAGACACAG GTGCTTGATTATAAAACGCAGCAAGCTAGGCTCTTTCCTTTGTTAGCTTCAGCCTATGCTTTCAGATTTGTTGGTGAATGGTTGAAATGGCTTTATATGGATGTGATGCAACGATTGCAAGCCAATGATTTTTCAACATTACCTGAGGCTCATGCATGCACAGCAGGGTTGAAGTCCTTGACTACTTCAATAACTGCA GATGGAATTGAAGAATGCCGCAAACTATGTGGTGGCCATGGTTACCTTTGTAGTAGCGGTCTCCCTGAGTTATTTGCAGTCTATATTCCTACCTGCACATATGAAGGAGACAACATTGTGCTGCAATTACAG GTGGCAAGGCATCTCATCAAGACTATTTCTAAGTTGGGCTCTGGAAAAAAGCCTGTTGGTACAACATCTTATATTGGACGAGTGGAACAGCTGATGCTATATCATTCTGATGTTCAGAAAG CGGAGGATTGGTTGCAGCCTAATGCAGTGCTGGGAGCATTTGAAGCTAGGGCTGCTAAGAAGTTGGTTGCTTGTGCTAAAAATCTTAGCAAGTTTACCAATCCTGAACAAG GTTTCCAAGAACTTGCAGCGGATCTAGTGGAGACAGCTGTTGCTCATTGCCAGTTAATTGTTGTTTCCAA ATTTATTGAGAAGTTGCAGCAAGATATACCTGGAAAGGGTGTGAAACATCAATTACAACTTCTTTGTAGCATTTATGCTCTGTCTCTTCTTCATAAGCATTCGGGAGATTTTCTTTCAACTGGCTGCATCACTCCCAAACAGGGTTCCCTTGCAAATGATCTGCTGAGATCCTTGTATTCACAG GTTCGTCCGAATGCAATTGGACTTGTTGATGCGTTTAACTACACTGATCACTACCTTGGTTCGGTTCTTGGGCGCTATGACGGAGACGTGTATCCAAAGCTGTACGAGGAGGCATGGAAGGATCCTTTGAATGATTCAGTTGTGCCTGACGGTTTTCAAGAATATATTCGACCAATGCTAAAGCAACAACTTCGAAATGCTAGACTCTGA